The Wolbachia endosymbiont (group B) of Gerris lacustris genomic interval TCATTCTTAACGCCAAACTGTCTTGTGTAATGCCTGCATTACATATGAGCCCATCAAAGCCTTTCATCAACTCACTTGCTTTATTTATTAGTTGATTTACCTCATCAGTACTTGATAAGTCACAAGGGAGTATATGAATGTTTTTTTCATATTTTTTAGCAACTTCTTCGAGTACTTCTTTTTTTGTACTAGAAATACATAAAGTTGCTCTGGCCTTATGCATAATTTCTACAATTGCCTGGCCTATTCCGCCTGATGCACCAGTAATCAGAAATTTCTTGTCCTCTAATCCAAACATAATAATTTTTATTTGTTCTGGCTCTTAACAGAATATTAAAAGACTTGCAATAGATTTTTTTTCATAACTTTCATTTAATAGAAGCTTCTTGACAAATCTTGTATTTATTGGCGAAATTATGGCGGCTGCACGCCTTTTTTATTTTTTCTACATTCGGCCAGATCGCGCTTATTTTAAGCGTTAGCACATTATCAATTACAGTAATAAAATTAGCACCATGTGGATTCTTTTGCCTTTTTTTGATTGGTAAATTTCTTAACACTTGTAGCTAAGGTAATTTAAGAGAGCCAGCGCGTGACTAGTTCTTATTACTTGATCAGTCTTCTGGATCCCAGTGTCTGGGCACTGGGATGACAGGAGTGTGAGATAAGGCTACATTCATACTCCAACAGGTATGACGGTGTCATTCCAGCACTTGATGCTGGAATCCAGAAGTCTTTACTACAAATAAGCATATTGAGCACAAAATTATGCTAAAACACAACGTTTTTGGTGAGATTATGGACAAACTGGACTCTAGCGTCATGCGCTGGAATGACATCATAGAGGTCGTTGAGATGACAGAAAAGAGTACTGGAATGAAAGGAAAAGGGACTATTTAATGTATTGGCTCTGCTGAATTTTACAAAATTTATTACTCTCACCTGACAAATTTATTAGAATAGTATGTATAGTATGTTTGTTAGTGAAAATCCGAAAAAAATGCAAGAAAAGTTAATATATTACTTTAGCCAAAGCAACTGTGAAGGCAATGCAGCAATGAGAAATCTACTAGGAGGGAAGGGAGCAAATCTGGCAGAGATGTGTAACATTGGCATTCCTGTTCCACCTGGTTTTACAATTTCCACTGCTGTTTGTCAGGCCTATTGTCAAGATAATGAATTGTCTTGTGATCTACGTAACGAGATAAAAAACTACATGGTGATGCTCGAAAGTGACATCGGTTGTAAATTCGGGGATTCAAATAATCCTTTATTAGTTTCCATACGCTCTGGTAGTGTGAATTCAATGCCGGGCATGCTCGATACAGTCCTAAATGTTGGCCTAAATGATGCAACCGTTGTTGGTCTTGCAAAAAAAAGTGGAGAACGTTTTGCCTATGATAGCTACTGTCGTTTCATCATGATGTACTCGAATGTTGTACTACAGCTTGACCACAACCTATTTCAAGACATTATTGATAGTGAACAGCAAAAAAGTGGATCAAAAAGCTTAGCTGATCTTAATGTTGATGTTTTAAAGAAAATTGTTAATGATTTCAAAGAGATAGTATATGAGAAAATAGGAAAAAATTTCCCGCAAAATGTTGAAGAACAGTTACTCAATTCAGTAAATGCAGTGTTTTCTTCTTGGCAAAATGATAGAGCTGTTTCCTATAGAAAAATAAATAATATTCCTGAAAACCTTGGAACTGCAGTCAACGTGCAAGCAATGGTTTTCGGTAATTTAAATGATAATTCTGCAACTGGTGTGATATTTACACGTAATCCTTCAACTGGAGAAAAAAAGCTTTTTGGTGAGTTTTTAGTTAATGCTCAGGGTGAGGATGTGGTTTCTGGTGTTTATACTCCTATGCCAGTTAACGGCGAGCAAGAAAACACCATAGAGAAGTTGCTACCAAGCATCTACCGAGAATTATGCGCGGTATGTGAAAAACTTGAAAGGCATAATAAGGACATTCAGGATATCGAATTTACTGTACAGGATGGTAAGTTATGGATTTTGCAGACTAGGTCTGGCAAGCGCACAGCTGAAGCTGCTATTCGCATAATAGTTGATATGGTAAACGAAGGAGTTATTACAAAAGAGGAAGGAATATTGAGAATCGATCCAAAAACCTTTGACAATTTATTACATCCAGTTCTTGATGTTAAATTTGATCAAGAAGTAGTAGGAAGAGGGTTACCAGCTTCTCCAGGTGTTGCTTCTGGATATGTAGTATTCAGTGCAAGTGATGCTGAAAAAGCTGCAGAGCAGGGTAAAAAAGTAATTTTGGTAAGATCAGAGACGAGCCCTGAAGATATTAATGGAATGAATGCTGCAAGTGGAATAGTAACAGCGAGGGGAGGTATGACCTCCCATGCCGCTGTTGTAACTCGTGGAATGGGTAAACCATGCATTTGTAGTCTAAATGGACTTTATATTGATAAAGATGAAAAATTTCTTTCTATGGGAGATATAAAAGTAAATAAAGGTGAATCAATCACCATCAATGGAGGAACAGGAGAGGTTATGCTTGGTACTCTCCCTACAATTTTGCCTGAATTATCTCAAGAATTCAAAACGATAATTAACTGGGTAGATGAAATCAAAACAGTGAAGGTGAGAGCGAATGCTGATACTCCAAAAGATGCAAAAATTGCAAAAGAATTCGGTTCAGAAGGTATAGGATTATGTCGCACAGAACATATGTTTTTTGCTAGCGATAGAATCGAATTCATTCAAAAATTGATAATAGCTGATGATGAAAATGAAAGGGCAAATGCATTAAATAAACTCGAAGAAATGCAAAGGTCTGATTTCAAAGAAATGTTTTCTATTATGGAGGGCAGGGAAGTCACTATACGATTACTTGATCCACCTCTACATGAGTTTTTACCTCATGATCAATCCATTATAGAAAAAATCGCCAAATCACTGAATAAGTCAGTTGAATCGGTAAAAAATAAAATAGCACAGTTATCAGAAAAAAATCCAATGCTTGGCCATCGAGGGTGTAGGCTTGCTATTTCTCATCCTGAAATATATAAAATGCAGATTAAGGCAATACTCAGTGCTGCAAGTGAATTAAGGAAAGAAAAGAAGATAGAAGTGAAACCTGAAATCATGATTCCTTTTATCATGAGTGAGAAAGAGTTTGTTCTGATATGCGAGTTAGTAAAGAAAGAAGCTGAAAATTTCGATGTGAATTATTCAATCGGAACGATGATAGAACTGCCAAGAGCAGCACTTATTGCTGACAAACTCGCAAAACACGCAGAATTTTTTAGTTTTGGCACTAATGATTTAACACAAACAGCTATGGGACTTTCACGAGATGATTCAGTTAATTTCCTCGATTCTTATAAGGAAAGCAACATATTCGAAAACGATCCCTTTGAGGTGCTAGATGTCGAAGGGGTAGGAGAGTTAATTCAGATAGCCATTGAAAGAGGCAAAAAAAACAGAAAAGAAATAAAACTCGGTGTATGCGGAGAGCATGGAGCAAATCCACAATCCATAGAGTTTTTCATCAAATCAGGGGTCGATTATGTGTCGTGCTCACCCTATAGAGTACCGGTTGCAAAATTAGTGGCAGCACAGCTTAGCATAAGTTTGTTGGGTAAGTAGCGATAACTAACTGTACGAACATAGATTCCGCTAACAAGTAGCGGAATAACGATTTTTCAAATTGTTGGTAGCTGTATTGCTGTCGCTTTTTCTTCTATTAATATCTTAAGAAAGATTGACTTTTTATCTAAAATGATATAGAGTAAAATAATAGTGAATGAGGTAAAAATGTCAGTATCAAAAGAACGTAAGGAATATTTACTAGAAAGGTTTAAATATGCTGCTAAAGAATTTGGCAAATCTGGTACAAAGTCCAATCATCTAGCAGTACCAAAGGAACAGCAACTCTCTATTGATTTAGGTAATAGAAAAGTTTTTGGTATCATAAATAAGATTCTGTATTGGATAGAGAATAATTTTACTTATTTTTTTCCACGATATAATTTGTTTCCAGAAGTTGGAGTTAAAGGAAGAAAGATTCCTGGAACTGATACGAGGGTTAAGTATTTTACTCCAGATGATCAAGTAGAACATACTAAAATTCCTTATAAAGGAAAATTATACGTGGACTTAATGCCAGAAGTGGAAGGTAACAAGTTAAAAGGCTTTAAAGGCAAACCATATGATACAACTGATAAAATTAGTAAGGGCAAAAAAGGTTGTGTAGCTTATGTGATCACGCTTGATGGAAAGCTAGTAACTCATGAACATATTAATGTTAACAAAAGCGAATGGGCTTATCGTCATTCAACTCTTGCAGGTGGTAGGCCAGTTTTGTGTTCTGGTTTAATGAAAGTGGTAAATGGTAAAATAACTTATATAGACAATAATAGTGGGCATTATAAACCAGAACCAGTAAACTTATACAATGCAGTGAAAAAATTAGAAGGTCTATTTTCGGAAGATGCAAAAGTTGTTTGCCTACCATATTGGATTAGCTTGAAAAAACAAATTCCGCTTATACGCAAAATTAATCTAGCCAAACGAGAACCTGTAGAGAAATTCTTGGAAAGGATGGAGAAAAAAGGAAAAGATGGATTGACTCAATATGAAAGACATTTTGAAAAGATAAAGGAATTTAATGAGCAGTATGAACAAAAATTGCTTCTTGCAAGCTATAAGGTACCTACATTTAGTAAAAATCCCGAAGTGCAAAAAATAGCAATAGAACACTCAATAAGAAGGATTATTGGAGCAAATTATGGCCATAAACCTACAGTTACGTTTGCTAAGGCACAGGTAGCTAAAGATGGAAAGTTGCAAGAAACGGACGAAATAGTAGGTATAAACGTGACCTTTCATCATGAGAATGATCGTGATAGCTTTGCTAAACTTCTAGATCTCAAAAAGTATAGTCATAGCGATATTTGTACATCTTATTTACAAGATAAAAAAGAATTTGATCTCCTGTTTGAACATGCAGACAACAAAAAAGATAGAGTTGTTTTAAAAAAAATCATGCCAAATCCCAATAAATATAGAGTTTCAATGGACATAAAACAGGCTAATAAATTTATAAAGGACACTTTACAAATTAAAATTGATAGTATTGAACAATTGGGTACCCGTTTAGTGAAGAGCTAAACTCTATTAAATGTATGCTAATATATCTACTGATCAGAGTGGCAAAATAGTTAGACGAGAGAAATACAACCATAGAAACAAAATGGTTGTCATGAAAGTAACTGATACTGGCTTCTTTTCTCGATTCCAGTGTCAGCTACTTGAATTACAAGATAAGGGAGCACTGAAAATAAATAGGTGTTATCCCAACTGGGATCCAGGAATTCTGAGTTTTTGACAAGATTATGGATTCCAGTGTCACGCGCTGGAATGACAGGATTCGATGTCATCCAAGTAGATTACTGGACTTTTTTGCTAAACTACTAAACGGATACCATGTGTTCCTGTGTTTTTATCTACCTTATTTTACCACTTTGCTGAACGGGTACATAAAACTGACCATCGATAAATAAATTATCAGGCATTATAGAGTTAGTAGGATCTGCTTTTCCTGAAAATACGGAAGTCAGTAAAAAAAAGCTCAGGCATTAGCACTTCAGCTCTGCAGTTGAGTCAATATGAGAGAGTAAGTCTACAAAAGTAGACTTACTAATTGAACTTTGATCCTTTATTTTACTATAGAACAGACACTGAATCTGCAAGATCATAGAATTTATTTCCAATCTCTCTGAATGTACTACTTATATCAATAGGTG includes:
- the ppdK gene encoding pyruvate, phosphate dikinase, producing the protein MFVSENPKKMQEKLIYYFSQSNCEGNAAMRNLLGGKGANLAEMCNIGIPVPPGFTISTAVCQAYCQDNELSCDLRNEIKNYMVMLESDIGCKFGDSNNPLLVSIRSGSVNSMPGMLDTVLNVGLNDATVVGLAKKSGERFAYDSYCRFIMMYSNVVLQLDHNLFQDIIDSEQQKSGSKSLADLNVDVLKKIVNDFKEIVYEKIGKNFPQNVEEQLLNSVNAVFSSWQNDRAVSYRKINNIPENLGTAVNVQAMVFGNLNDNSATGVIFTRNPSTGEKKLFGEFLVNAQGEDVVSGVYTPMPVNGEQENTIEKLLPSIYRELCAVCEKLERHNKDIQDIEFTVQDGKLWILQTRSGKRTAEAAIRIIVDMVNEGVITKEEGILRIDPKTFDNLLHPVLDVKFDQEVVGRGLPASPGVASGYVVFSASDAEKAAEQGKKVILVRSETSPEDINGMNAASGIVTARGGMTSHAAVVTRGMGKPCICSLNGLYIDKDEKFLSMGDIKVNKGESITINGGTGEVMLGTLPTILPELSQEFKTIINWVDEIKTVKVRANADTPKDAKIAKEFGSEGIGLCRTEHMFFASDRIEFIQKLIIADDENERANALNKLEEMQRSDFKEMFSIMEGREVTIRLLDPPLHEFLPHDQSIIEKIAKSLNKSVESVKNKIAQLSEKNPMLGHRGCRLAISHPEIYKMQIKAILSAASELRKEKKIEVKPEIMIPFIMSEKEFVLICELVKKEAENFDVNYSIGTMIELPRAALIADKLAKHAEFFSFGTNDLTQTAMGLSRDDSVNFLDSYKESNIFENDPFEVLDVEGVGELIQIAIERGKKNRKEIKLGVCGEHGANPQSIEFFIKSGVDYVSCSPYRVPVAKLVAAQLSISLLGK